The sequence below is a genomic window from Serratia nevei.
GGCCGCCCCTATCAAGCGCAAGGTCGTATTCGGCAAGCCATTCTTCTACACTTTCCTCATCGGCCAACAACACGGGAGAGCGGTATGAGTGACAAAATCCCTATCGGCATCAGCGCCTGTTTACTGGGCGAGACGGTGCGTTTCGACGGCGGCCACAAGCGGCTGGCCTTTGCGGTGGAACAGTTGGCGCCCTATGTGCGCTTTGAGCCCGTTTGCCCGGAAATGGCGATCGGGCTGCCTACGCCGCGCCCGGCGCTGCGCCTGGTGAAACAGGCGCAGCCGTGGCCGGCGATGCGCTACAGCAACGACGCCGGCGTGGATCTGACCGAGGAGATGCGCGGCTTCTCCGCGCAGCGCGTGGCGGCCTTGCAACATCTTTGCGGGTACATCGTCTGCGCCAAGTCACCGAGCTGCGGCCTGGAGCGGGTGCGGGTCTACAGCGAAAACGGCAAGGACTCGCGTAAAAACGGCGTCGGTCTGTTTACCGCCGAACTGCTGCGCCAGATGCCGTGGCTGCCGGTGGAAGAGGATGGACGATTGCAGGACGCGGCACTGCGGGAAAACTTCATTGAACGGGTGTATGCGCTGTACGAGCTGAACATGCTGTGGCGTCAGGGGCTGACCCGCGGCGGGCTGATCGCGTTTCACAGCCGCTATAAGCTGTCGCTGCTGGCGCATTCGCAGCCGGCGTATCGGGAGCTGGGGCGCTTCGTCGCCGATATTCACCGCTGGGACTCGCTGGAGGCCTTCGCCGTGGAATACCGCAGCCGCCTGATGGCGCTGTTGGCGCACAAGGCAACGCGCCGCAACCACACCAATGTGTTGATGCACGTGCAGGGCTATTTCAGCCGTCAGCTTAGTACGGCGCAGCGCCAGGAGCTGGCGCATCTGATCGATCGCTACCGGCAGGGCATGCAGCCGCTGTTGGCACCGATCGCGCTGCTCAAACATTACATGGCGGAATACCCCGATCGCTATCTGGCGGAACAACGCTATTTCGAACCTTATCCGGAGGCGCTGCGTTTGCGTTACGGCCATTGATTGACAAGGAGTTTTATGACCACGCATCTGGTCTGGTTGCGTAACGATCTGCGTATCACCGACAACAACGCGCTGCACGCCGCCTGCAGCGATCCCGAAGCCCGGGTGCTGGCGGTGTTTATCGCCACGCCGCAGCAGTGGCGGCAACATGAGATGGCGCCGCGGCAGGCGGCGCTGATCCACGCCAGCCTGCAGGCGGTGCAGCAGGCGCTGGCGCACAAGGGCATTGCGCTGCATTGCCATTCCTGTGCTGACTTTGCCGCGTCGATCGACTGGCTGGCGGACTATTGCGAGCGGGAGCAGGTGGATGCGCTGTTTTACAATCGCCAGTACGAACTGAACGAACGGCGGCGCGATGCGCGGCTGGAACAGCGGTTGAGTGGCCGGGTGAGGTGCCACGGTTTCGATGACAGCCTGCTGTTGCCGCCGGGCAGCGTGCTCACCGGCGGCGGAGAGATGTACAAGGTCTATACGCCGTTTCGCAACGCCTTTCTTCAGCGCCTGACCGAGTCCGACGTGAGTTGCCTGCCGGCACCGAAGACCCGCGCCGGTGGCGCGTTGCCTGCGCCTGAGGCGCCGGCGGCGTTCGATTACCCCACGGCGGAGACTGGGGATGGCTATCCCGCCGGCGAGGAGGCCGCGTTGCAGCGGTTGCGCGCCTTTTGCCGCGAGCAGGTGCAGGATTACCTCCGGCAGCGCGATCTGCCGGCCCTCGCCGGCACCAGTAGCCTGTCGCCCTATCTGGCGATCGGCGTGCTGTCGCCGCGCCAGTGCTTCAACCGCCTGCGCGCCGAATGCCCGCAGCTGCTGGAAGATCGCGAAAGCGGTGCCTTCGCCTGGCTCAACGAGCTGATTTGGCGCGAGTTCTATCGCCATCTGCTGGTGGCCTATCCCGATCTGTGCCGCCATCGGCCGTTTATTGCCTGGACGGACAAGGTGCGCTGGTGCGATGACAAGGCGAAGCTGCAGGCTTGGCAGCGGGGCGAGACCGGCTACCCGATCGTCGATGCCGCCATGCGACAGCTTAACGCCACCGGCTGGATGCACAACCGGCTGCGCATGATCAGCGCCAGTTTTCTGGTGAAGGATCTGCTGATCGACTGGCGCGCCGGGGAGCGCTATTTCATGTCGCAACTGCTGGATGGGGATCTGGCGGCCAACAACGGTGGCTGGCAGTGGGCGGCCTCCACCGGCACCGACGCCGCGCCGTATTTCCGCATCTTCAATCCGACGACTCAGGGTGAACGTTTTGATCCACAAGGCACTTTTATCCGTAAATGGTTGCCGGAACTGGCGGATGTGCCCGACAATGACATCCATCATCCCCATCGCTGGGCGGAAAAGCAGCGATGCACGCTGAACTACCCGCTGCCGATCGTCGACCATAAGCAAGCCCGGCTGGAGACGCTGGCGGCGTTCGAGGCGGCAAAACGGGGAGAGTCTTGAGGCAACTGCAAGGAGCGACGCAATGATGAAAAAGGTGCTGGCCCTGTGCCTGAGCGGCTATTCGGCGCTGGCGATCGCCGGCTTTGACGTGGTGGCGCTCGGCGTCGACGGCGGCGTCAGCGACGGCAATCTGACCTCCTACCTGATCCGCAGCGACAATCAGCCGCGGTATGTGGCGCTGGACGCCGGTTCGCTGCTGCCGGGCATCGCCAAAGGGCTGGAGAAGGGCAGCTTCCCGCAGGTGACGCCCGAGCTGGCCGCGCCTTACACGCCGCAGGGCTATGTGTTCCGGCAGTTGATCGGCAGCTACTTTATCAGCCACGGCCACCTGGACCACGTGGCGGGGCTGATCGTCGGCTCACCCGAGGACAATAAAAAAACCGTTTACGCCCAGGCGGACACCGTACTGACCCTGCGTAATCACTACTTCAACTGGAAGGCGTGGCCGAACTTCACCGACGCCGGCAACGGCTCGCGGCTGGGCACTTACCGGCTGCAAACGGTGCGGCCGCAGCAGCGGTTTACTCTCGGCCTGACCGGATTGACCGGCGTGATGTACCCGCTCAGCCACGATCGCTATCCGTCGTCGATGCTGCTGATTTCCAACGGCAACGAGTTCTTCGCCTACTTCGGCGATACCGGGCCGGATAAGGTGGAGCAGTCGCGCGATCTCGATACCGTCTGGCGCGCGCTGGGGCCGCTTGTCGAGCAGAAGAAGCTCAAGGGCATGATTATCGAAACCTCTTACCCTAACGGGGTGGAGGATAAACATCTGTACGGCCATTTGACGCCGGCCTGGCTGCTGAAGGAGCTGAAGAACCTGACGCAGTACAGCGGCGGCGATGGCTCGCTGAACGGTTTGCCGGTGGTGATCAGCCACATCAAGCCCAGCCTGAAACAGGGCGAAGACACGCGCGCCGCCATTGCGCAGCAGCTGGCGCAGGGCAACGATCTGGGCGTGAAATTTATCCTGATGGCGCAGGGCGACCGGCAGACATTTTGACTATGAAGAGAGAAGAGAATGCGTAACCTCGATCTGGAACAACTGATCAACACGGAACTGAACGCCGCGGCGTTTCAGGACTACGCCCCCAACGGATTGCAGGTAGAAGGCCGCCCGCACGTGCAGCGCATCGTGACCGGCGTCACCGCCTGTCAGGCGCTGCTGGACGCCGCGGTGGCGCATCAGGCCGACGCGATTATCGTGCACCACGGCTATTTCTGGAAAAACGAGGCGCCGGCGGTGCGCGGCATGAAGCGCAACCGCCTGAAAACGCTGCTGACCCACGACATCAACCTGTACGGCTACCATCTGCCGCTGGACGCGCATCCGGTGCTGGGCAACAACGCGCAGCTGGCGCAGGCGCTGGGCATTCGGGTGATTGGCGACGTCGAGCCGCTGGTGCCGCACGGCGAATTTGAACAGCCGCTGACCGGCGAAGCGCTGCAGCAGCGTATCGAAAGCCGGCTGGGGCGCGCGGTGCTGCACTGCGGCGATAACGCGCCTGAGCACATTCGCCGGGTGGCCTGGTGCACAGGCGGCGGCCAGGGCTTTATCGACAGCGCGGCGCGCTTCGGCGTCGATGCGTTCATCAGCGGTGAAGTGTCTGAGCAGACCATTCACAGCGCGCGCGAAATGGGCGTGCATTTCTTCGCCGCCGGCCACCACGCCACCGAGCGCGGCGGCGTGAAGGCGTTGGGCGACTGGCTGGCGCAGCACCACGGCTTTGATGTGACCTTTATCGATATCCCGAATCCCGCCTGATTTTTTTCTTCCCCGGATCCAGCCCGGCCTGTGCGCCGGCTGAATCCTTTTACCGCGCTATTTCCTTATTTTCCTTATGGTTGCGTTCTATTGACAGCCGGGGCCGCGTCACGCATAACTGGTGTGTTTTTCATCGCGATAATAATAAGGAGAATAAGGGTGCAACAAGCACGTTATTACCTGTTGGGTGAGAGAGCGGTAGTGCTTGAACTGTCGCCGCCGGTGACCTTACCGAGCCAGCAGCGCATCTGGGCGCTGGCGGAAAAGCTGAATCACCACCCCGACGTGCGGGAAGTGGTGCCGGGGATGAATAACCTGACGCTGTTGCTGCATACGCCGCAGGCCGACGCCGAAGCGATACTCGCATTGCTGCAGCAAGGTTGGGAAAGCAAAGAGAGCCTGACGCCGGAATCGCGCCAGGTGGATATTCCGGTGGTCTACGGCGGGGAGCAAGGCCCCGATCTGGATGAAGTGGCGCGCCATACCGGCATGACGCCGCGGCAGGTGGTGGAATGCCACGCGGCGGCGGCCTACGTGGTCTATTTCCTCGGCTTTCAGCCGGGTTTCTCCTATTTGGGCGGCATGCCGGAACAACTGGCGACGCCGCGCCGCGCTGAGCCGCGTCTGGCGGTGGCGGCCGGCTCCGTCGGCATCGGCGGCGGCCAGACCGGCATCTATCCGCTGGTGACACCCGGCGGCTGGCAGCTGATCGGCCGCACGCCGCTGGCGCTGTTCAATCCGCATGAAATGCCGCCGACGCTGCTGCGCCCGGGCGATAACGTGCGCTTCGTGCCGCAGAAGGAGGGCGTATGCTGATTATTCTGCGTGCCGGCATCTATACCACGGTGCAGGATTTGGGCCGCGAGGGATTCCGCCGCCTGGGCATCAGCACCGGCGGGGCGCTAGATCAACCGGCGTTGAAGATCGCCAACCTGCTGGTGGGCAATGCGCCTGAGGCCGCCGGGCTGGAGATCACCCTCGGCCAGTTCAGCGCCGAGTTTACCCGCCCTGGCTGGATCGCCCTGACCGGCGCCGGCTGCGACGCGCAGCTGGACGGCAAGCCGCTGTGGACCGGCTGGCGCTACCCGGTGAAAAAGGGGCAGCGGCTGGCGCTGGGCACGCCGAAACGCGGCATGCGCAGCTACCTGGCGATCTCGGGCGGCATCGCCGTGCCGGAAATGCTGGGCTCGTGCAGCACCGACATGAAAGCCGCCTTTGGCGGCCACGAAGGCCGTAACCTGAAGGACGGCGATCGGCTGCCGCTGGGCAAATCCACCGCGCTGCCGCAACACCGCTGCGGCGTGAAGCAGCTGCTGTTCACCAACCGCATCCGCGCGCTGCCGGGGCCGGAGTACGCTGAATTCAGCGAAGAGGCGCAGGACACGTTCTGGCGCACCGCCTGGCAGCTCAGCCCGCAGAGCAACCGCATGGGCTACCGCCTGCACGGCGGCACGCCGCTGGAGCGCACCACCGACCGCGAGATGCTTTCGCACGGCCTGCTGCCCGGCGTGGTGCAGGTGCCGCACAACGGCCAGCCGATCGTGCTGATGGCCGATGCGCAAACCACCGGCGGTTACCCGCGTATCGCCTGCGTGATCGAGGCCGATCTTTACCACTTGGCGCAGATCCGTCTCGGCGAACCGATCCACTTCGTTCTCTGCTCTCTGACGGAGGCGCAGCGCGCCAAGGCTGAGCAGGATCTCTTCCTTCGACAGATTGCCTGGGGGTTACATGATCGTTGATTTGAACGCCGATCTCGGCGAAGGCTGCGCCAACGACCAGGCGCTGTTGCAATTGGTGAGTTCGGCCAACATCGCCTGCGGCTTCCACGCCGGCGATGCGCAGACCATGCGTCAGTCGGTGCGCTGGGCATTGCAGTACGGCGTGGCGATCGGCGCTCACCCGAGTTTTCCCGATCGGGATAACTTCGGCCGCACCCGCATGCAGCTGCCGCCGGAAACGGTCTACGCGCAGGTGGTGTATCAGCTCGGGGCGCTGGCGGCCATCGCCCGCGCCGAGGGTGGGGTGATGGTGCACGTTAAGCCGCACGGCATGCTGTACAACCAGGCGGCGGTTGAGCCGGCGCTGGCGGAAGCGATCGCCCGGGCGGTGCAGGCGGTCGATCCGGCGCTGCGGCTGGTGGGGCTGGCCGGCAGCGAGCTGATCCGCGCCGGGGAACAACTCGGTCTGACCACCCGGCAGGAGGTATTCGCCGATCGCGGCTATCAGGCCGACGGCACGCTGGTGCCGCGCGGTTTGCCGGGGGCGTTGATCGACGATGACGAACAGGCGCTGGCGCAAACCCTGGAGATGGTGCGCCATCACCGGGTGCGCAGCGTGGATGGCGTCTGGACCGCCGTTCAGGCGGAAACCGTCTGCCTGCATGGGGACGGCGAGCATGCGCTGGCGTATGCGCGCAAGCTGCGGGACAGTTTTGTTCAGCAGGGCATCCGCGTCAGCGCGGAGCAGTAAAGCAATAAAGCAAGACACAACATCACAAGCAAAAAACTATTAGAAAATATCGAGGGAAGACTATGGAACAGGCCGTGAATCTCTGGCCACTGATTGGCATCGCCGCCATCGTGGTCGGGTTTGTATTGCGTTTCAACCCGGTGCTGGTGGTGATCGCCGCCGGCATCATCACCGGTTTGGCGGCGCTGATGCCGCTGGACGTCATTCTGGAAAAGCTCGGCGAGGGCTTTCTCAACACCCGTAACCTGCCGCTGATCCTGCTGCTGCCGCTGGCGGTGATCGGCCTGCTGGAGCGCCACGGGCTGAAAGAGCGTGCGCAGGCGTGGATCGCCAAGATCAAAAGCGCCACCGCCGGCCGTTTGCTGATCGTATACCTGTTCGTGCGCGAGATTACCGCGGCGATGGGGCTGACCAGCCTGGGCGGGCATCCGCAAATGGTGCGGCCGCTGCTGGCGCCGATGGCGGAAGGGGCAACGGAAAACCGCTACGGCGAGCTGCCGGAGCGCACCCGCCACCGTCTGCGCGCCATGTCGGCCGCGACCGACAACGTCGGGCTGTTCTTCGGCGAAGATATCTTCGTGGCCTTCGGCGCGATCATCTTCATGCACAACTTTATGCTGGAGTCCGGCGGCATTCAGACCGAGCCGTTGCATATCGCGCTGTGGGGCATTCCGACCGCGATTTTCGCTTTCCTGATCCACGCGTTCCGGCTGTATCGGATGGATAAGCAGCTGAGCGCCGAGCTGGCGCAGCTGAATCAGGCGGCGCTGCAGGCGAAGGGGGAGGCACGATGAACTTCCAGCAACAATATCTCTACTGGCTGGCCGGCGCGGTGCTGCTGATTGTGGCGGTGATGTCCTTCCGCGATCGCGCCAACCCGCGCCGCATCACCACCGGGCTGTTTTGGGGGCTGTACGGCCTGGTGTTCCTGGTCGGCGACTGGACTTACCGCCTGCTGGGCGACGTGCTGGGCGAAGGCAGCAACGAGAAACGCATGCTGCACATCATCGTTGGCGGGGTGGTGGTGGTGATGGCCCTGATTGCCGGCTTCGGCGGCGTGCGCCTCGGCAGCTATCATCAGCGGACGCCGCAGGAGCGCGAGGCCAGCGCCAAGCGCCTGGGCAATAAGCTGTTTATCCCCGCTCTGGCGATCCCGGTGGTGACGGTGATCGGCGTGCTGCTGTTCAACAACGTGCCGGCGTTGCAAACCGCGGTGTTCGGCAGCGGTAACCACGCGACGCTGATCACCCTGTTCTCGATGACCGTCGGCTGCCTGATTGGCCTGGCGATCGCGGTGAAAATGACCCATGAGAAGGCCCTGCAGCCGATACAGGAAGCGCGGCGCCTGCTGGATTCGATCGGCTGGGCGTTCATTCTGCCGCAGATCCTTGCCACGCTGGGGCTGCTGTTTACCGTCGCCGGCGTTGGCACCGCAATCTCGCATTTGACCCAGGAGTATCTGGCGGTCGATAACCGCTTTATCGCCGTGGCAGTCTACGCTATCGGTATGGCGGTGCTGACCATGGTGATGGGCAACGCCTTCGCCGCCTTCCCGATCGTTACCGCCGGCATCGGCATTCCGATCCTGGTGTTGCAGCACGGCGGCAACCCGGCGGTGATGGCGGCGATCGGCATGTTCTCCGGCTATTGCGGCACCCTGATGACGCCGATGGCGGCGAACTTCAACATCGTGCCGGCGGCGCTGCTGGAGCTGCCGGACAAGAATGCGGTGATCAAGGCGCAGGTGCCGACCGGCGTGCTGCTGCTGTTGGTTAACGTGTTCCTGCTGTATTTCCTGATGTTCCTGTAGGAGTAAGGATGCAAAAAGTATTGATTACCGGCTTTGAGCCGTTTGGCGGCGAGCGCCTTAACCCCTCCTGGGAAGTTGTGAAGCAGCTCAATGATATGGAGCTGGTCGGCACACGCATCGTGGCGCGCCAGCTGCCGTGCGTGTTCGGCGCGGCGCTGGACGCGCTCAATGCGGCGATCGACGAGGTGCAGCCGGTGATGGTGCTGGCTATCGGCCAGGCCGGCGGCCGCACCGACATCACGATCGAACGGGTGGCGATCAACGTCGACGACGCGCGTATCCCCGACAATCAGGGGCAGCAACCGGTGGACGAGCCGATCGTCGCCGGCGGTCCGGCGGCCTATTTCAGCACCTTGCCGATTAAAGCGATGGTCAGTTCGATGCGCGAGGCCGGTATTCCGGCCTCCGTTTCGCAGACCGCCGGCACCTACGTGTGCAACCATGTCATGTATGGCCTGCTGCACCGTTTGAGCGGCCAGCGCGAGGTCAAGGGCGGGTTTATCCATATCCCGTACCTGCCGGAACAGGCGGCGGCGCACCCCGGTGCGCCGAGCATGGCGGCCTCGACGGTGCTGTTTGCATTGGAGCTGGCCGTTTCCATCGCTTTGCAGGTGGAGCACGATCTGAAAGTGGTGGGCGGCGCGACGCATTAATCATGTCATCCCCGGCGCATCGGGCTGCGCCGGGTCTACGCAAGGAGTGGTCTATGCCGGAAGGACCGGAGATTCGCCGGGCGGCGGACAAACTGGCGGCGGCGGTGATCGATCAGCCGCTGACCGCCGTCGATTTCGCTTTTCCCCAGCTGAAACACTATCGCCAGCGTCTGCTCGGCGAGCGCATCGTCGCCATCGAGCCGCGTGGCAAGGCGCTGCTGACCCATTTCTCCAATGGGCTGACGATGTACAGCCACAACCAGCTGTATGGCGTGTGGAAAGTGGCGGCGGCAGGGGAGACGCCGGAGACCAAGCGCGATCTGCGGGTGCGGCTGGAAACCGCCCACAGCGCGATATTGCTTTACAGCGCTTCCGACATTACCGTCGGGCCGCGCGAGGAAATAGAGCAACACCCGTTTTTGCAACGCATCGGCCCCGACGTGTTGGACATGTCGCTGACGGTAGACGATGTGGCGGAGCGGTTGCTGACGCCGCGTTTTCGCCGCAGGCAGCTGGGGGGCATGCTGCTCGACCAGGCGTTTCTCGCCGGATTGGGCAATTATCTGCGCGCCGAAATCCTGTGGCAGGCCGAACTGGCGCCGCAGCACAAACCGCAGGATCTGACGCCAGAGGCGCTGCGCCACCTGGCGGAGGCACTGCTGGCAGTGCCGCGCCTTTCCTACCAGACGCGCGGGCAGGCGGATGACAACCGGCATCACGGCGCGCTGTTTCGCTTCAAGGTATTTCATCGCAGCGGCGAGCCCTGCGAACGCTGCGGTGGGATGATCGTGCGTACCGAGCTGTCGTCGCGGCCGTTTTATTGGTGCCCGGGCTGCCAGAAATAACCAAAAAAAACGCCGCCCGAAGGGGCGGCGCTGTGCGGTTTCAGCCGGGAAAGCGGCTTACTTGTTTTTCAGCTGGGATTTGAAATCGCGTTCGGCATAGCCGGTGTACAGCTGACGCGGACGGGCAATTTTGATGCCTTCGTCGTGCATTTCGTTCCAGTGGGCGATCCAGCCGATGGTGCGCGCGATGGCGAAGATCACGGTGAACATGGAAGAAGGAATGCCCATCGCTTTCAGGATGATGCCGGAGTAGAAGTCGACGTTCGGGTACAGTTTCTTCTCGATGAAGTACGGGTCGTTCAGCGCGATGTGTTCCAGCTCCATCGCGACCTGCAGCAGGTTGTCGTCCTTCTTGTTCAGCTCTTTCAGCACTTCGTGACAGGTTTCGCGCATCACGGTAGCGCGCGGATCGTAGTTCTTGTACACGCGGTGGCCGAAGCCCATCAGGCGGAAGGAGTCGTTCTTGTCCTTGGCGCGCTTGATGAATTCTGGAATGTGCTCGACAGTCTTGATCTCTTCCAGCATTTTCAGCGCCGCTTCGTTGGCGCCGCCGTGCGCCGGTCCCCACAGGGAGGCGATACCGGCCGCGATGCAGGCGAACGGGTTGGCGCCGGAAGAGCCGGCGGTGCGCACGGTAGAGGTAGAGGCGTTCTGCTCATGGTCGGCGTGCAGGATCAGAATGCGATCCATGGCGCGTTCCAGCACCGGGTTCACCACGTACTCTTCGCACGGGGTGGCGAACATCATGTGCAGGAAGTTGCCGGCATAGGACAGATCGTTGCGCGGGTAAACGAACGGCTGGCCCAGGGAATATTTGTAGCACATCGCGGCCACGGTCGGCATTTTGGACAGCAGGCGGAACGCGGTGATTTCACGGTGACGCTCGTTGTTGACGTCCAGCGCATCGTGGTAGAACGCCGCCAGCGCGCCGGTCACGCCGCACAGCACCGCCATCGGGTGCGAGTCGCGACGGAAACCACGGAACAGATGGGTGATCTGGTCGTGGATCATGGTGTGGCGGGTGACGGTGGTCTTGAAGGTCTCGAACTCTTCCGGCGTTGGGGTCTCGCCGTACAGCAGGATGTAGCACACTTCCAGGTAGGAAGATTCTTTCGCCAGCTGCTCAATAGGGAAGCCGCGGTGCAGCAGTACGCCTTTGTCGCCGTCGATGAAGGTAATCTTGGATTCGCAAGAAGCGGTGGAGGTAAAGCCGGGATCAAATGTGAAATAACCTTTGGAACCCAGAGCGCGGACATCGAGGACATCAGGGCCCAGTGTCGGTGTCAATACGCCCAGTTCGATCGGAGCTTCGCTGTCGTTAATGGTTAGCGTCGCTTTCTTATCAGTCATTTACTGTCTCCTTAGCGCCTTATTTTAAAAACCACTAACAACTGAAATACCTTAAATCTCTGCAGGTTGCCCGCAAAAAAATGGTGCGGACGCTAACTCTGTGAGCGACTGCGCAACTGTGCGCGGGTAGGGTACAGAGTGCTGACCAGGCGAACGAGACGGGTGACCAGTTGTTAACGATTCATAGTAATTCGTTATAGTCTGTTAATCTTACCTATGAGCTGTTCGAAGAGATGTGAACCTATCCCAATAATCTGTTTTTATTTGCTTTATTTGCTTTTTGACGCCGGCAAAATCGAGCGGGAAACAACGGCTATTGGGATAGGTTCGTCAAATACACTGTTGCATAACTCGAACCCGGGGGGAAGTGTATCTGCTGACCCATAGCGCATCATAGGACCGTTTGTGCCCCTATATGTAATGGAAATGTTGATCTCTTGTCAAATCAGATAATTAATTTTGCACTAATTGTGAAATCCGTGATCTGAATCACTGTTCGGGGGAAATGTTATCAAAGCGGTTGTATGAGAATTGTAATCAGAATGTGATCCTCCTATACTGCCGCCAGGTCTCCGGATTACCCTGAAGTAGGAGCACCCAGCGTTATAAATGCGCGCCGTTTGAGCACAGAGGATGTTGATGTTTGAGCGCGTGACGTGTAAGGGTTTTAGGCTCTTAACGCTGTCTGATCCCCGCCCAGGCCCGGAGGAAGGAAAATAATAAGAGCTGTGTGGGCAAATACGTGAAAAAACAACGACCTGTCAACTTGGATCTGCAAACGATCCGGTTCCCCGTAACTGCGATAGCGTCTATCTTACACCGAGTCTCTGGCGTAATTACCTTCGTTGCCGTGGGTATCCTCCTCTGGCTGCTGGGCCTGTCACTCTCTTCCCAAGAGGGGTTCCTGCAGGCGGCCGCCATCATGAATAGCTTCATCGTCAAATTCATATTCTGGGGCATCCTCACGGCGCTGGCCTATCACATTTGCGGTGGCATCCGTCACTTGTTAATGGATTTTGGCTACATCGAAGAGAGTTTGGCCGCCGGTACCCGTTCCGCCCAGGTGGCGATCGGTCTGACCGTCGTGCTGTCAGTTCTGGCTGGAGTCCTCGTATGGTAAACAACGTTTCTGCATTAGGGCGCAACGGCGTGCACGATTGGCTGCTGCTGCGCGCTTCCGCTATCATCATCACCCTGTACGTCCTGTATAT
It includes:
- a CDS encoding MBL fold metallo-hydrolase; amino-acid sequence: MMKKVLALCLSGYSALAIAGFDVVALGVDGGVSDGNLTSYLIRSDNQPRYVALDAGSLLPGIAKGLEKGSFPQVTPELAAPYTPQGYVFRQLIGSYFISHGHLDHVAGLIVGSPEDNKKTVYAQADTVLTLRNHYFNWKAWPNFTDAGNGSRLGTYRLQTVRPQQRFTLGLTGLTGVMYPLSHDRYPSSMLLISNGNEFFAYFGDTGPDKVEQSRDLDTVWRALGPLVEQKKLKGMIIETSYPNGVEDKHLYGHLTPAWLLKELKNLTQYSGGDGSLNGLPVVISHIKPSLKQGEDTRAAIAQQLAQGNDLGVKFILMAQGDRQTF
- the pxpB gene encoding 5-oxoprolinase subunit PxpB translates to MQQARYYLLGERAVVLELSPPVTLPSQQRIWALAEKLNHHPDVREVVPGMNNLTLLLHTPQADAEAILALLQQGWESKESLTPESRQVDIPVVYGGEQGPDLDEVARHTGMTPRQVVECHAAAAYVVYFLGFQPGFSYLGGMPEQLATPRRAEPRLAVAAGSVGIGGGQTGIYPLVTPGGWQLIGRTPLALFNPHEMPPTLLRPGDNVRFVPQKEGVC
- the pxpA gene encoding 5-oxoprolinase subunit PxpA, with product MIVDLNADLGEGCANDQALLQLVSSANIACGFHAGDAQTMRQSVRWALQYGVAIGAHPSFPDRDNFGRTRMQLPPETVYAQVVYQLGALAAIARAEGGVMVHVKPHGMLYNQAAVEPALAEAIARAVQAVDPALRLVGLAGSELIRAGEQLGLTTRQEVFADRGYQADGTLVPRGLPGALIDDDEQALAQTLEMVRHHRVRSVDGVWTAVQAETVCLHGDGEHALAYARKLRDSFVQQGIRVSAEQ
- the pxpC gene encoding 5-oxoprolinase subunit PxpC, with the translated sequence MLIILRAGIYTTVQDLGREGFRRLGISTGGALDQPALKIANLLVGNAPEAAGLEITLGQFSAEFTRPGWIALTGAGCDAQLDGKPLWTGWRYPVKKGQRLALGTPKRGMRSYLAISGGIAVPEMLGSCSTDMKAAFGGHEGRNLKDGDRLPLGKSTALPQHRCGVKQLLFTNRIRALPGPEYAEFSEEAQDTFWRTAWQLSPQSNRMGYRLHGGTPLERTTDREMLSHGLLPGVVQVPHNGQPIVLMADAQTTGGYPRIACVIEADLYHLAQIRLGEPIHFVLCSLTEAQRAKAEQDLFLRQIAWGLHDR
- the phrB gene encoding deoxyribodipyrimidine photo-lyase: MTTHLVWLRNDLRITDNNALHAACSDPEARVLAVFIATPQQWRQHEMAPRQAALIHASLQAVQQALAHKGIALHCHSCADFAASIDWLADYCEREQVDALFYNRQYELNERRRDARLEQRLSGRVRCHGFDDSLLLPPGSVLTGGGEMYKVYTPFRNAFLQRLTESDVSCLPAPKTRAGGALPAPEAPAAFDYPTAETGDGYPAGEEAALQRLRAFCREQVQDYLRQRDLPALAGTSSLSPYLAIGVLSPRQCFNRLRAECPQLLEDRESGAFAWLNELIWREFYRHLLVAYPDLCRHRPFIAWTDKVRWCDDKAKLQAWQRGETGYPIVDAAMRQLNATGWMHNRLRMISASFLVKDLLIDWRAGERYFMSQLLDGDLAANNGGWQWAASTGTDAAPYFRIFNPTTQGERFDPQGTFIRKWLPELADVPDNDIHHPHRWAEKQRCTLNYPLPIVDHKQARLETLAAFEAAKRGES
- a CDS encoding YbgA family protein; this encodes MSDKIPIGISACLLGETVRFDGGHKRLAFAVEQLAPYVRFEPVCPEMAIGLPTPRPALRLVKQAQPWPAMRYSNDAGVDLTEEMRGFSAQRVAALQHLCGYIVCAKSPSCGLERVRVYSENGKDSRKNGVGLFTAELLRQMPWLPVEEDGRLQDAALRENFIERVYALYELNMLWRQGLTRGGLIAFHSRYKLSLLAHSQPAYRELGRFVADIHRWDSLEAFAVEYRSRLMALLAHKATRRNHTNVLMHVQGYFSRQLSTAQRQELAHLIDRYRQGMQPLLAPIALLKHYMAEYPDRYLAEQRYFEPYPEALRLRYGH
- a CDS encoding DUF979 domain-containing protein, which translates into the protein MNFQQQYLYWLAGAVLLIVAVMSFRDRANPRRITTGLFWGLYGLVFLVGDWTYRLLGDVLGEGSNEKRMLHIIVGGVVVVMALIAGFGGVRLGSYHQRTPQEREASAKRLGNKLFIPALAIPVVTVIGVLLFNNVPALQTAVFGSGNHATLITLFSMTVGCLIGLAIAVKMTHEKALQPIQEARRLLDSIGWAFILPQILATLGLLFTVAGVGTAISHLTQEYLAVDNRFIAVAVYAIGMAVLTMVMGNAFAAFPIVTAGIGIPILVLQHGGNPAVMAAIGMFSGYCGTLMTPMAANFNIVPAALLELPDKNAVIKAQVPTGVLLLLVNVFLLYFLMFL
- a CDS encoding type 2 GTP cyclohydrolase I, producing MRNLDLEQLINTELNAAAFQDYAPNGLQVEGRPHVQRIVTGVTACQALLDAAVAHQADAIIVHHGYFWKNEAPAVRGMKRNRLKTLLTHDINLYGYHLPLDAHPVLGNNAQLAQALGIRVIGDVEPLVPHGEFEQPLTGEALQQRIESRLGRAVLHCGDNAPEHIRRVAWCTGGGQGFIDSAARFGVDAFISGEVSEQTIHSAREMGVHFFAAGHHATERGGVKALGDWLAQHHGFDVTFIDIPNPA
- a CDS encoding DUF969 domain-containing protein, which gives rise to MEQAVNLWPLIGIAAIVVGFVLRFNPVLVVIAAGIITGLAALMPLDVILEKLGEGFLNTRNLPLILLLPLAVIGLLERHGLKERAQAWIAKIKSATAGRLLIVYLFVREITAAMGLTSLGGHPQMVRPLLAPMAEGATENRYGELPERTRHRLRAMSAATDNVGLFFGEDIFVAFGAIIFMHNFMLESGGIQTEPLHIALWGIPTAIFAFLIHAFRLYRMDKQLSAELAQLNQAALQAKGEAR